In Vanacampus margaritifer isolate UIUO_Vmar chromosome 9, RoL_Vmar_1.0, whole genome shotgun sequence, the following proteins share a genomic window:
- the rragca gene encoding ras-related GTP binding Ca — MSIQYEVEQLAGSYGVADSFPKDFGYGEEEADIEDSPAPSDSKPRILLMGLRRSGKSSIQKVVFHKMSPNETLFLESTNKIYKDDISSSSFVNFQIWDFPGQVDFFDPTFDYEMIFRGTGALIFVIDAQDDYVEALGRLHLTVSRAYRVNPEINFEVFIHKVDGLSDDHKIETQRDIHQRANDDLADASLEKLHLSFYLTSIYDHSIFEAFSKVVQKLIPQLPTLENLLNIFISNSGIEKAFLFDVVSKIYIATDSSPVDMQSYELCCDMIDVVIDVSCIYGLREDGSGSAYDKESMAIIKLNNTTVLYLKEVTKFLALVCILREESFERKGLIDYNFHCFRKAIHEVFEVGVSAQRPLGALPVGSPARSKAVALNGTPRNTV, encoded by the exons ATGTCGATCCAATATGAGGTGGAGCAACTTGCGGGTAGCTACGGAGTGGCCGACTCGTTCCCCAAAGACTTCGGCTACGGGGAGGAAGAAGCGGACATCGAGGACAGCCCGGCGCCGTCCGACAGCAAGCCGAGGATCCTGCTCATGGGGCTGAGGAGAAGTGGCAAGTCATCGATACAGAAG GTGGTGTTCCACAAGATGTCACCTAACGAGACCTTGTTCCTGGAGAGCACCAACAAAATCTACAAGGACGACATCTCCAGCAGCTCTTTCGTCAACTTCCAGATCTGGGACTTCCCGGGCCAGGTGGACTTCTTCGACCCCACCTTCGACTACGAGATGATCTTCAGGGGCACCGGAGCCCTCATTTTTGTCATCGATGCTCAG GACGACTACGTGGAGGCCCTGGGCCGACTCCACCTGACTGTGTCGCGGGCGTATCGGGTCAACCCGGAGATCAACTTCGAAGTGTTCATCCACAAGGTGGACGGCCTCTCGGACGACCACAAAATCGAGACCCAGCGGGACATCCACCAGAGGGCCAACGACGACCTGGCCGACGCCAGCCTGGAGAAGCTCCATCTCAG CTTTTACTTGACGAGCATCTACGACCACTCCATCTTCGAGGCCTTCAGCAAGGTGGTGCAGAAGCTCATCCCGCAGCTGCCCACGCTGGAGAACCTTCTCAACATCTTCATTTCT AATTCAGGGATCGAAAAGGCCTTCCTGTTCGACGTGGTGAGCAAGATCTACATCGCTACCGACAGCTCCCCCGTGGACATGCAGTCGTACGAGCTGTGCTGCGACATGATCGACGTGGTCATCGACGTTTCCTGTATCTACGG cctgaGGGAGGACGGCAGCGGCAGCGCTTACGACAAGGAGTCCATGGCCATCATCAAGCTCAACAACACCACCGTGCTCTACCTGAAGGAGGTCACCAAGTTCTTGGCGCTCGTATGCATCCTCAGAGAGGAAAGCTTTGAGCGCAAAG GCTTGATCGACTACAACTTCCACTGTTTCCGCAAGGCCATCCACGAAGTGTTCGAGGTGGGCGTGTCGGCGCAGCGTCCGCTCGGGGCGCTGCCCGTGGGCTCGCCGGCGCGCAGCAAGGCCGTGGCGCTCAACGGCACGCCGCGCAACACCGTCTAA
- the mycbp gene encoding C-Myc-binding protein, which yields MSHYKAPDHKREQFRRYLEKAGVVDSLTSVLVALYEQPEKPTNALEFVKQHLGTPGLTDADTEALQQEVVDLRQRCARLEEENLELKAKLQRHEPPEDVAIVE from the exons ATGTCGCATTATAAG GCCCCAGACCACAAGAGAGAGCAGTTTCGGAGATACTTGGAGAAAGCTGGTGTTGTTGACAGTCTGACCAGTG TTTTAGTAGCGCTGTATGAACAACCAGAGAAGCCTACCAACGCTCTGGA ATTTGTCAAGCAGCACCTTGGCACGCCTGGCCTTACAGACGCCGACACGGAGGCTCTGCAGCAGGAAGTGGTGGACCTGAGGCAGAGGTGTGCTCGTCTGGAGGAGGAGAACCTAGAACTCAAAGCCAAA CTGCAGCGCCACGAGCCGCCTGAGGATGTCGCCATTGTGGAATAG